The DNA sequence GGTGAAGAGGCTGAACGGCGCGTTGCCCGCGGACGAGGTGTACAGCGCCTCGGCCGCCGCCATCTTCATGGGCTGGACCTCGGTCATGATCTTGCCCTGGATGTCACCGGTGACCGAGACCGCGAGACCCGCGACGAGCGTGACCCACGCGCCGAGCCGGGTCGAGCGGCGGTACATCGGGGCGTCCGCGCCGACGTCCGCGCGCCGCAGGTGCCACAGGGACACGGCCATGACCATCGCGCCGCCGACCATGTATGCCGCGGTGACGACGTGCGGGAACGTCACGAGCTGGACCTTGTTGGTGAGGACGGCGACGAAGTCGGTGAGCTCGGCCCGGTGCGTCTGCGGGTTGTACCGGTACCCGACCGGGTGCTGCATGAACGAGTTGGCGGCGAGGATGAAGTAGGCCGACAGCAGCGTGCCGACGTGCACGATCCACATGCAGGCCGCGTGCAGCTTCTCCGGGATCCGGCCCCAGCCGAAGATCCACAGCCCGAGGAAGGTCGACTCGAGGAAGAACGCGAGCAGCGCCTCGATCGCGAGCGGCGCACCGAAGATGTCGCCGACGAAGCGGCTGTAGTCCGACCAGTTCATGCCGAACTGGAACTCCTGCACGATGCCGGTGACGAGCCCGAGCGCGAAGTTGATGGTGAAGAGCTTCCCGAACAGCTTGGCCAGCCGCAGGTCGTCCGGGCGGTGCCGGCGCACCCACGCCGTGTGGTACCAGGCGACCAGGGCCGAGAGCCCGATCGTGATGGGCACGAAGAGGAAGTGGTACACCGTGGTGATGGCGAACTGCCACCGTGCCAGGTCGAGGTTGTCCATCGGGGACGCTCCGGGGTCGTCGGGTCGAGGAGTGGCGTGCTGCGGACGCAGAACTACTACGTTCCGTAGTAAATACTACGCCTCGTCGTAGACGCCTCGGCAGGGCCGAAGGTCCCGGGCGGCTGTGACCTGCGGCACCTCCGTGGCGGCGCCGGCTGGCTAGGGTCGCCGGTATGCCGCGTGCCCGCCGTCCGCTCGTCCTCGTCCCCG is a window from the Phycicoccus sp. M110.8 genome containing:
- a CDS encoding cytochrome ubiquinol oxidase subunit I gives rise to the protein MDNLDLARWQFAITTVYHFLFVPITIGLSALVAWYHTAWVRRHRPDDLRLAKLFGKLFTINFALGLVTGIVQEFQFGMNWSDYSRFVGDIFGAPLAIEALLAFFLESTFLGLWIFGWGRIPEKLHAACMWIVHVGTLLSAYFILAANSFMQHPVGYRYNPQTHRAELTDFVAVLTNKVQLVTFPHVVTAAYMVGGAMVMAVSLWHLRRADVGADAPMYRRSTRLGAWVTLVAGLAVSVTGDIQGKIMTEVQPMKMAAAEALYTSSAGNAPFSLFTVGSLDGSQEKFSITVPGLLSFLATGRFDGSVQGINDLKAQYATQFAGNPLTMDATYAPNIPLSYWAFRLMIGVGVLAALIAVATLWTTRRDRVPRARWWHWVIIAAPLLPVLGNSFGWIFTEVGRQPWLVFGVMSTATGVSPSVSAGEVVTSMVVYTLLYGVLAVVEVKLFLTYVRAGAPPFEEPATPESTDEDAPLAFAY